In Fibrobacter sp., a single genomic region encodes these proteins:
- a CDS encoding MATE family efflux transporter, translating to MAKAKNMDLLSGSIWDKILKFAVPLAASSILQQLFNSADVAVVGKFAGDAALAAVGANTFIINLMVNLFVGLSIGANVVVANALGEGRARAVSRSIHTAIFISLVCGILLAAVGVVFASPILQWISTPQDILDQAVLYFQIYFVGMPFIMLYNFCAAVLRSKGDTKRPFYVLLVAGIINLVLNILFVVGFHMDVDGVAIATVLSNVVSSLTLLYFLKREQGAFKFEFWKLRITPYFLGRIVKIGMPAGVQGALFSFSNVCIQSAINSLGSTAVAASAVAMNPELIVYFWLASFGHACVTFVGQNYGAKNLERCRSVVRWTLLLSGVTTFTLGALTCIFYHPILSIFTNDEATIATGMYRVYIVIGLEFINVMIDVCSGALRGMGQSMSPTLICVFGICGVRIFWVFAMFPKFGTFASLMCCYPLSWLTTGTIIFCVYQRLVRKTKAQWSVGK from the coding sequence ATGGCTAAAGCAAAAAACATGGACTTGCTCTCGGGCTCTATTTGGGATAAGATCCTAAAGTTTGCTGTGCCCCTGGCGGCAAGTTCCATTCTCCAGCAGCTGTTCAATTCCGCAGATGTCGCCGTAGTGGGTAAATTCGCCGGCGATGCGGCCCTCGCTGCCGTAGGGGCGAATACCTTCATCATCAACCTGATGGTGAATCTTTTCGTAGGCCTTTCCATCGGGGCCAACGTGGTTGTGGCCAATGCCTTGGGCGAGGGCCGTGCCCGTGCCGTGTCCCGCAGTATCCATACCGCCATCTTTATTTCCCTTGTGTGCGGAATCCTGTTGGCCGCTGTAGGTGTGGTATTTGCCAGCCCCATTCTGCAATGGATCTCCACACCTCAGGATATCTTGGACCAGGCGGTTCTTTATTTCCAGATTTATTTCGTAGGCATGCCCTTCATCATGCTGTACAATTTCTGTGCGGCAGTCCTGAGAAGCAAGGGCGATACCAAGCGCCCCTTCTATGTGCTGCTGGTGGCGGGCATCATCAACCTGGTCCTGAACATCCTCTTTGTGGTGGGATTCCATATGGATGTAGATGGGGTTGCCATCGCCACGGTGCTGTCCAACGTAGTTAGCTCCCTTACGCTATTGTACTTTTTGAAACGGGAGCAGGGGGCCTTCAAGTTTGAATTCTGGAAGCTTCGCATTACACCTTATTTTCTTGGTCGCATAGTTAAGATTGGTATGCCTGCGGGCGTACAGGGTGCCTTGTTCTCCTTCAGTAATGTGTGTATCCAGTCGGCGATTAACAGCTTAGGTTCTACGGCGGTTGCTGCATCCGCTGTGGCTATGAATCCGGAGTTGATAGTGTACTTCTGGCTGGCGTCCTTTGGCCATGCCTGCGTGACCTTTGTGGGTCAGAACTATGGCGCCAAAAATCTGGAGCGTTGCCGTAGTGTTGTCCGATGGACCCTTTTGCTTTCGGGCGTAACGACCTTTACATTGGGGGCATTGACTTGTATTTTCTATCACCCCATTTTGTCAATCTTCACCAATGACGAAGCAACGATTGCGACTGGCATGTACCGAGTCTACATTGTGATAGGTCTGGAATTCATCAACGTAATGATTGATGTGTGCTCCGGCGCCCTCCGTGGAATGGGCCAGTCCATGTCGCCCACTTTGATTTGCGTGTTTGGAATCTGCGGCGTCCGTATATTCTGGGTCTTTGCCATGTTCCCCAAATTTGGCACTTTCGCATCACTCATGTGCTGCTATCCTTTGAGCTGGCTTACTACCGGAACCATAATTTTCTGTGTTTATCAGCGTCTTGTAAGGAAAACTAAGGCTCAGTGGTCGGTTGGCAAATAA
- a CDS encoding Rpn family recombination-promoting nuclease/putative transposase gives MKKYEDLDITDNFMFAKVFSNEDVAKDFLQDVLKISIDKISVVAEATTQEDPFHKSVRFDVLVKEELPSTGRYFDIELQMVDTGELPKRARYYQGMCDLDVLAKGVNYTKLQEQYILFICPDDIFGKDKPVYRFQNREESDPNILMGDLCYKNFYIFKKYREIKDNSIREYMQYFATQEHGSAKMKRIHDLVEQYRKDPIAKKAYMTLEQELNIRYEKGQSDKNKELAKALRVQGKLTLEEIASVSGLTPEEIKAL, from the coding sequence ATGAAAAAGTACGAAGACCTGGACATTACCGACAACTTTATGTTTGCCAAGGTATTCAGCAACGAGGATGTGGCCAAGGATTTTCTGCAGGACGTCCTGAAAATTTCCATCGACAAGATTTCCGTGGTCGCCGAAGCCACGACCCAGGAAGATCCCTTCCACAAGAGCGTCCGCTTCGATGTGCTCGTGAAGGAGGAATTGCCTAGCACAGGTCGTTACTTCGATATTGAGTTGCAGATGGTCGATACCGGCGAACTGCCCAAGCGCGCCCGCTACTACCAGGGAATGTGCGACCTAGATGTCCTCGCCAAGGGAGTGAATTACACCAAACTTCAAGAACAGTACATTCTGTTCATTTGCCCGGACGACATCTTCGGCAAGGACAAGCCCGTTTACAGGTTCCAGAACCGCGAAGAAAGCGACCCAAATATTTTAATGGGCGACCTTTGTTATAAAAACTTTTATATCTTTAAGAAGTACCGCGAAATCAAGGACAACTCCATTCGCGAATACATGCAGTACTTCGCCACGCAGGAGCACGGATCCGCAAAGATGAAGCGCATCCACGATCTCGTGGAACAGTACCGCAAGGACCCTATTGCAAAGAAGGCTTACATGACCCTGGAACAGGAACTTAACATTCGTTACGAGAAAGGGCAGAGTGACAAGAACAAGGAACTCGCCAAGGCGTTGCGTGTTCAGGGAAAACTTACTTTGGAAGAAATTGCCTCAGTTTCTGGCCTCACTCCCGAAGAAATCAAGGCGCTGTAA
- a CDS encoding formylglycine-generating enzyme family protein: MSFKTHRLSWLSLLLLVPALAMADADRNYKVAPNLFKTGAAMENIADMAIVKGGVRALSETPTIPLKANTMYLRHKKGPKEYHWFSGQVDEKNFEKLHAFSLRENYLKASEVVGMRFYGSQKNKAFQDELDLYFDREYIYSPRVPKLFFMKNGRWQQLNEVDRPGIIIIDTAGIPGLEYTSLTLKMRNQVSKIYPVKSGMYAFSFSAPNRLPYVEAVYVQDGEVLKIKPQMAVLANDGKVTAKTSVTLGAVESANTLEEVEVLFDKLAADIQNTVSLVDTTEFAKSYPAPRKALSLSVTADDDSYKDYRAKFQVKRQEARDMWRSSKLGGIGMINQVLRHKLDSLQKLPLSGTMQPTKVEPVYQKVDGTDQIAAVRMTFGQPKARFDVSWSGTAEGMTNEEFYNLVKDGDAKAHLTLVNNKPVWIYDQGVLTGRHHYRYEKMELNVNGSDVQTHGGFELPDYIFDQTEVQEWLNRPAEEKTQVLTEEVEKKAPVQEDEDLGVEVKMSVPRVIRDKIVGNVALIDSGSFRYRGHVVAMSPFAIHTTEVTQQFFKETMDRLDSSQRIEDRSSFKEARKPVHNINWDNARKFCKAIGGDLPTEAQWEFAGRADNNEGALWNLDDVPDVNNYAVYRKNSYKLGKKSPLYGPQPVSAKKSNPWGIFDMSGNVAEWTLDNYFMFSFIVEKSNPTGATMGSHKVYKGGSWKDNEKDLNLTERDDEDPRFWSDAIGFRCAFPRAMFEGK, translated from the coding sequence ATGTCCTTTAAAACACATCGTCTTAGTTGGCTGTCCCTTCTTCTGTTGGTGCCCGCTTTGGCCATGGCTGATGCCGATCGTAATTACAAGGTTGCTCCCAACCTCTTTAAGACGGGTGCTGCAATGGAAAATATTGCAGATATGGCCATCGTAAAGGGTGGTGTAAGAGCCCTGTCCGAAACTCCTACGATTCCCCTCAAGGCAAATACCATGTATCTGCGTCATAAGAAGGGCCCGAAGGAATATCACTGGTTCTCTGGCCAGGTAGACGAAAAGAACTTTGAAAAGCTTCATGCCTTTAGCCTCAGGGAAAACTACCTTAAGGCTTCCGAAGTGGTGGGCATGCGTTTCTATGGTTCTCAGAAGAACAAGGCCTTCCAGGATGAACTGGACCTGTATTTCGATAGGGAATACATCTATTCTCCCCGCGTTCCGAAACTGTTCTTCATGAAGAACGGCCGCTGGCAGCAGCTGAACGAAGTGGATCGTCCGGGTATCATCATCATTGATACCGCAGGCATCCCTGGTCTGGAATACACTTCCTTGACTCTCAAGATGAGAAACCAGGTATCCAAGATTTATCCTGTTAAGTCAGGCATGTATGCCTTCTCCTTCTCTGCCCCCAATCGCCTTCCCTATGTAGAAGCTGTTTATGTGCAGGACGGTGAAGTCCTTAAGATTAAACCGCAGATGGCAGTTCTTGCTAACGATGGCAAGGTGACTGCAAAGACTTCTGTAACCTTGGGTGCCGTTGAATCCGCCAATACCCTGGAAGAAGTCGAAGTCCTGTTTGATAAGCTTGCTGCCGATATCCAGAATACTGTCAGCCTGGTTGACACCACAGAGTTCGCCAAGAGCTATCCGGCTCCTCGCAAGGCTTTGTCCCTTAGTGTTACCGCCGACGATGATTCCTATAAGGACTATCGTGCCAAGTTCCAGGTAAAGCGTCAGGAAGCACGCGATATGTGGCGTAGCAGCAAGCTTGGTGGCATTGGCATGATTAACCAGGTCCTTCGTCACAAGCTGGACAGCTTGCAGAAACTCCCCTTGAGCGGCACCATGCAGCCGACTAAGGTTGAACCTGTTTACCAGAAGGTTGACGGAACAGACCAGATTGCGGCCGTACGTATGACCTTTGGCCAGCCCAAGGCTCGCTTTGATGTATCCTGGTCCGGTACCGCCGAAGGTATGACCAACGAAGAATTCTATAACTTGGTAAAGGATGGTGATGCTAAGGCTCACCTGACCTTGGTCAACAACAAGCCTGTGTGGATTTACGACCAGGGTGTTTTGACCGGTCGTCATCATTACCGTTATGAGAAGATGGAACTGAATGTGAACGGATCCGATGTTCAGACCCATGGTGGTTTTGAACTTCCGGACTACATCTTTGACCAGACCGAAGTCCAGGAATGGCTCAATCGTCCTGCCGAAGAAAAGACTCAGGTTCTGACCGAGGAAGTTGAAAAGAAGGCTCCGGTACAGGAAGACGAAGACCTTGGTGTCGAAGTCAAGATGTCTGTGCCTCGCGTCATCCGCGATAAGATTGTTGGCAACGTCGCCCTGATTGACTCCGGATCCTTCCGTTACAGGGGTCATGTGGTTGCCATGTCTCCGTTTGCAATTCATACAACTGAAGTGACCCAGCAGTTCTTTAAGGAAACCATGGACCGTCTGGATTCCAGTCAGCGTATTGAGGACCGTTCTTCCTTTAAGGAAGCCCGTAAGCCTGTGCATAACATCAACTGGGATAACGCCCGCAAGTTCTGTAAGGCCATTGGCGGCGATCTGCCCACCGAAGCCCAGTGGGAATTTGCCGGTCGCGCCGATAATAACGAAGGCGCACTCTGGAATCTTGATGATGTTCCTGATGTAAACAACTACGCTGTCTACCGCAAGAACTCCTACAAGCTGGGCAAGAAGAGCCCGCTCTATGGTCCTCAGCCTGTCAGCGCCAAGAAGTCCAATCCCTGGGGCATCTTCGATATGTCCGGTAACGTTGCCGAATGGACCTTGGATAACTACTTCATGTTCTCCTTCATCGTTGAAAAGTCCAATCCGACTGGCGCAACCATGGGCTCCCATAAGGTGTACAAGGGCGGCTCCTGGAAGGATAACGAAAAGGATTTGAACCTCACCGAGCGTGACGATGAGGATCCTCGTTTCTGGTCCGATGCCATTGGTTTCCGCTGCGCATTCCCGAGGGCAATGTTCGAGGGCAAGTAA
- a CDS encoding helix-turn-helix domain-containing protein yields MEKAKKERLEKNGWKVGDIDEFLDLNEAEMAIIEMKVALAKALVAKRKKSGLSQEEVARMSGTSQSRLAKMEKANSSVSLELLIRALFSLGSSKKELLKAMAG; encoded by the coding sequence ATGGAAAAGGCAAAAAAAGAAAGGCTAGAAAAGAACGGATGGAAGGTTGGCGACATCGACGAATTTCTGGACCTGAACGAAGCTGAAATGGCGATTATCGAAATGAAGGTTGCGCTCGCCAAGGCTCTTGTGGCAAAGCGAAAGAAAAGTGGATTGTCTCAAGAAGAAGTCGCAAGAATGTCGGGAACAAGTCAATCGCGCCTGGCAAAAATGGAAAAGGCAAATTCCAGCGTGTCTTTGGAATTGTTGATTCGGGCTCTGTTCTCCTTGGGCTCCAGCAAAAAAGAACTTCTAAAGGCTATGGCTGGATGA
- the ychF gene encoding redox-regulated ATPase YchF, translating to MGFKCGIVGLPNVGKSTIFNAITNAGAEAANYPFCTIDPNVGMVNVPDARLDALVKVYNPKSIVPAVTEFVDIAGLVKGAANGEGLGNQFLTHIRECQAIMEVVRCFDDGDIVHVHGSVDPVRDVEIIETELILKDLESVEKRLATEAKNARMGGAEAKARLAACEKLRDAFQEGKAARGLAGESEEMDQIIKDLALLTAKPLFYCANVKEDDILTGNAYVEALKEYAAKNGHEVIMISGKIEEELSQMEPADKVEFLKDLGLQESGLDAVVRKGYEILGLRTFLTAGEKECRAWTFEAGFKAPQCAGVIHSDFERGFIRAETLSYADFEKYGSWNAAKEAGVLRTEGKEYVVQDGDIMLFRFNV from the coding sequence ATGGGTTTTAAATGTGGTATCGTGGGTTTGCCCAACGTTGGCAAGAGCACCATCTTTAACGCAATCACCAACGCCGGCGCCGAAGCCGCCAACTATCCCTTCTGCACCATCGACCCCAACGTGGGTATGGTGAACGTTCCCGACGCACGTCTCGATGCCCTGGTAAAGGTTTACAACCCCAAGTCCATCGTTCCCGCTGTTACAGAATTCGTGGATATCGCAGGTCTTGTAAAGGGTGCTGCCAACGGTGAAGGCCTTGGCAACCAGTTCCTCACCCACATTCGTGAATGCCAGGCCATCATGGAAGTGGTCCGCTGCTTTGATGACGGCGACATCGTTCACGTTCACGGTTCCGTGGATCCAGTTCGCGACGTGGAAATCATCGAAACCGAACTGATCCTCAAGGACCTGGAAAGCGTAGAAAAGCGTTTGGCTACCGAAGCCAAGAACGCCCGTATGGGTGGCGCCGAGGCCAAGGCCCGTCTGGCCGCCTGCGAAAAGCTCCGCGACGCCTTCCAGGAAGGCAAGGCAGCCCGCGGTCTCGCAGGCGAAAGCGAAGAAATGGACCAGATTATCAAGGACCTGGCCCTGCTTACCGCAAAGCCCTTGTTCTACTGCGCCAACGTGAAGGAAGACGACATCCTCACCGGCAACGCCTACGTAGAAGCTCTCAAAGAATACGCCGCCAAGAACGGCCACGAAGTCATCATGATTTCCGGCAAGATCGAAGAAGAACTTTCCCAGATGGAACCCGCCGACAAGGTTGAATTCCTCAAGGACCTGGGCCTCCAGGAATCCGGCTTGGACGCAGTTGTCCGCAAGGGTTACGAAATCCTCGGCCTCCGCACCTTCCTTACCGCAGGCGAAAAGGAATGCCGTGCATGGACCTTCGAAGCAGGCTTCAAGGCTCCTCAGTGCGCAGGCGTCATCCACTCCGACTTCGAACGCGGCTTCATCCGCGCAGAAACCCTCTCCTACGCCGACTTCGAAAAGTACGGCAGCTGGAACGCCGCCAAGGAAGCCGGCGTACTCCGTACCGAAGGTAAGGAATACGTGGTGCAGGACGGCGACATCATGCTGTTCCGCTTCAACGTGTAA